In one Rhopalosiphum padi isolate XX-2018 chromosome 3, ASM2088224v1, whole genome shotgun sequence genomic region, the following are encoded:
- the LOC132923915 gene encoding dedicator of cytokinesis protein 7 isoform X1: MVSQMQRAFAQKLTSSNVNSSPKLSEDSASYNAHTNPINNDQNISTRVDAIIPTIVEPVDYENYIHQHHTCGGSNSIENDDPLMEFPDGSDDVDVYVLARKVRSLIPAGPEEDISKLAPHVRDFVRAYSRDWLVVDYVYRQTNTVEDDRSSLLAYEDSWIPSSRSSTYSRTSTNSASQRTQQRQIYKNDHHTYSQQPKDLIKLSSKNSSSTSNSSSNENTLVSNNISGGSSSATDLINTANDPLIGTVLQRLPIDTLDRLNAVARQENRQNRLFGSYLPVKTRQKSNSYIEYPIKPPVPREIVSNRRILVKCLQLECSLEIETEPIYAHMSLYDVRRRKKMSENFYFDFNSSTTAGIEIDTTTRSRTCVLDIDGTGSISGDDLFLVIRLEKPLRGDSDSVISASDSTAFSNNDKIDVKSSSKSTQHHHVKYRMPYAWTAVHLADVICCSGGSDSLDRNSSGSGSNSLDGRFGLSEFDRFRKKWAAAGGNSIDSNTAVRRGSLDRRTSYSTATNSSGTLNTSNTADNRYSWSSDEFTTEAFRPVTLTVNGFFKQETDKLKDDDLYKLLQELKKPSSCPSKKLKNVNGSLKLDISPCPIDEVKQCLTADLIPLLSYDIASEDKIRPIREVLEFPLASCRVSNPHYVYRNLLYVYPKELNFAGRTGSARNIAVKVQLMCGERQPQDAAFAIFGKSSSPRFVCEAYTTVSYHQRCPSFYDEIKIKLPADLDDRHHLLFTFYHVSCRRRGTLVGGQDSHQHRPQVAPETPIGYTWLPLLKDRCLSSGEICLPVALEPPPPANYSYITPDVALPGIEWVENHKGLFTVFLEPVSSIHPRDIHLNNFFNYCSVLERNPLPRRVAESNIEAELKHRISNLVRCQIDPLIEFVPVVLDKLLSLLVEMPVTQHQQPMNLGQIIFRTLADLVSMTMSHSQGQQILSTYVRYQCCCCNVAAAAVANAKNNTSESENDAFSDGQEYSERLDKYFRLRSNSDPDTSKKPCSSPLLDGNTFAAFKNSGLDRACSMKTGRCQGGIPPSQFEEQQHQLFYSDQKRLTSIKSVHEELALQWVVATSAVRRDAAANNSRFFFDVIIKSMAVSLAMVPGGLDGDRKNRFSDQFFDDISTLCTSFALDIVSNYEKDSKQVNIINCNLAWFLHDLLSLADRGFVFGLINTYVKTLFSKQQSLLAQLPHHENYSTLSSLKLDFLKIVCSHEHYVPLNLISNNFHNLSPTFSVASTISSQSLSMASNTITTATESTVKEYSELSLGFRRHHYLVGLVLSEFVTVLQCSKSDLKVKEKVVDLLLGLMSSHDTRYQQDRWSSRRKASSRVALMYLPLLTAVTTDSSFFNLLQLDFENSNDVVKNKLQSSENESDFDSYYVDGYKTPEKNTDENVNAISASSLMGVKNTTASWYRQTNKNNCRKPKLNVVTSTKVLACILWVLKNLDNDIMQVWLAESSHQRAQNTLSILTLCINRFYNNSYNYKKGNHKCMNCNSQPSFTSTINSSQSAPSETYNSNDSNMSTTASTTSLSSTSQMSTTDDVKSRLEDVILGQGSARSELMRRKAGIDAGNGATGTTSKVRWRKDHVLTYNRPSSLQSCSCNVDCQLQLDKIFGTNQDQPDVELDLVNEIGFIILDTIEQIIQVASLPAGLKNSNPVHWSIYRVFKLLLRAMSTITANATTNNQQNTNNSSTSSTSTTAALQCMFGTQRSMVAKFPEILFGDGQDERDLDVNDDDKEVECYHFSTSSPSSNRCANLILMLLRHCAIKSSSIGVRAQAAASLYSLMRQNFDIENNFARVKMQITVALSTLIGGAGASSTAACESRKEGLCFNEEYLRRVLKTILLYAERDSVELQNTTFPDQVKDLVLNLHTILSDTVQMKAYSQDPDMLMDLMYRVAKGYQQTSSPDLRLAWLENMARKHNQRNNFTEAAMCLIHGAALVIEYLTTTENLDLIGCRGATCLECVSSNVLEECAVSDDVMVVSQAADQVCLGDEFTEIGLVSLLDRAAELFQKAGMFEVMSQVYNKVAIPLIEKTNDYKKLSDTYLKLHDAYGKLEKLQGRRVFGTYFRVGFYGAKFFGSDGLDGEEFVYKEPTLTKLSEIFGRLQNFYSERFGEDCVTIIKDSNTVDVSVLDPRKAYIQITYVEPYFDAYERRMRATHFQRNFNLKRFVFFTPFTPDGRAHGQLNQQYKRKTILTVAHHFPYLKTRIRVQSRQTIVMGPIEVALEDLKKKTDELARSVRQHPADPKMLQMVLQGCIGTTVNRGPMEMATVFLAPPRYDKNTNDRSPEVSDECSVQPPPPRLQNKLRLCFKDFSKKCADALAKNKTLIGPDQRDYQRELERNYRKFTDQLAPLLIAATSSHFGSGDSGYNNSTNTRGPYGLHHNGGCSSNTQTYDDNNDNQDEEDDTTITNISNGGNEIITPNNINGDSTFTM, from the exons ATGGTGTCTCAGATGCAACGGGCATTTGCTCAAAAGCTTACCAGCAGCAA tgTCAACTCATCACCTAAATTGTCAGAAGATTCGGCGTCTTATAATGCTCATACAAATCCAATAAACAATGATCAAAATATTTCTACCAGAGTAGATGCTATCATACCTACAATTGTGGAGCCTGTGGATTATGAAAACTATATTCACCAACATCACACTTGTGGTGGCAGTAACAGTATTGAGAATGATGATCCTCTAATGGAATTTCCTGATGGATCAGACGATGTAGATGTTTATGTTTTGGCACGTAAAGTGCGTTCACTGATACCTGCAGGTCCCGAAGAAGATAT TTCCAAACTAGCGCCTCATGTACGTGACTTTGTTAGAGCTTACAGTCGAGATTGGCTCGTTGTTGATTATGTGTATAGACAAACAAATACTGTTGAAGATGACAGATCAAGTTTGTTAGCTTATGAAGATTCTTGGATTCCTTCATCTCGAAGTAGTACTTATAGTAGGACTTCAACAAATTCTGCATCTCAACGTACTCAACAacgtcaaatttataaaaatgatcatcatacttat TCCCAACAGcctaaagatttaataaaactcAGCAGTAAAAATTCAAGTTCTACAAGCAATAGTTCAAGTAATGAAAATACGTTGGTATCAAATAATATCAGTGGTGGTTCATCTTCGGCTACAGATCTGATTAACACAGCTAATGATCCATTAATTGGAACTGTATTGCAACGATTACCCATTGATACACTTGATAGGTTAAATGCAGTGGCACGACAAGAAAATAGAcaa AACCGTTTATTTGGCTCATATTTACCTGTTAAGACAAGGCAAAAAAGCAATAGTTATATTGAATATCCGATTAAACCACCTGTACCACGTGAAATTGTTTCTAATCGTCGAATTCTAGTCAAATGTCTACAACTTGA gtgCTCTTTAGAAATAGAAACTGAACCTATATATGCTCATATGTCATTATACGATGTTCGACGTCGTAAAAAAATGtcagaaaatttttattttgactttaACTCATCTACTACTGCTGGTATTGAAATTGATACAACTACACGGAGTCGTACTTGTGTACTTGATATAGATGGCACTGGATCCATATCTGgagatgatttatttttagtcattaGACTGGAGAAACCATTACGAGGAGATTCTGACTCAGTTATATCTGCTTCAGATTCAACAGCATTTTCTAATAATgataag attgaTGTGAAATCAAGTAGTAAATCAACTCAGCACCATCATGTTAAGTACCGTATGCCATATGCTTGGACTGCTGTTCATTTGGCAGATGTAATTTGCTGTTCTGGTGGTTCAGACAGCCTTGATCGTAATAGTTCAGGAAGTGGATCAAATAGTttag atggTAGATTTGGACTTAGTGAATTTgatcgatttcgtaaaaaatggGCTGCAGCTGGTGGGAATAGTATAGATTCTAATACTGCTGTTCGTAGAGGGTCACTAGATCGCAGAACTAGTTATTCAACAGCGACTAACAGCAGTGGAACCCTAAATACTTCGAATACTGCTGATAATCGATACAGTTGGTCTTCTGATGAATTTACTACTGAAGCATTCCGTCCAGTTACACTCACTGTTAATGGATTTTTCaaacaa GAAACTGATAAACTTAAAGATGatgatttgtataaattattacaagaattaaaaaaaccatcaagttgtccatcaaaaaaattaaaaaatgtaaatggttCTTTGAAATTAGACATATCTCCTTGTCCAATTGATGAAGTTAAACAGTGTTTAACTGCAGActtaataccattattatcatATGATATAGCCT CTGAGGATAAAATTCGACCAATTAGAGAAGTATTGGAGTTTCCACTGGCTAGCTGTCGTGTTTCAAATCCTCACTATGTTTATCGTAATCTACTTTATGTTTATCCCAAAGAATTAAACTTTGCAGGAAGAacag gtTCTGCTAGAAATATTGCTGTTAAAGTTCAATTAATGTGTGGTGAAAGGCAACCACAGGATGCAGCATTTGCTATATTTGGAAAATCATCAAGTCCTCGTTTTGTATGTGAAGCATATACAACAGTTAGCTACCATCAACGTTGTCCATCTTTTTATGATgaaattaagataaaattacCAGCTGACTTAGATGATCgccatcatttattatttacattttatcatgTAAGCTGTCGTCGCCGTGGAACTCTTGTTGGTGGTCAAGATAGTCATCAGCATCGACCACAAGTTGCACCAGAAACACCAATTggatataca tggTTACCTCTATTAAAAGACAGATGCTTAAGTTCTGGAGAAATATGTTTACCTGTTGCATTAGAACCACCACCACCTgcaaattattcttatattacaCCTGATGTGGCATTACCCGGAATTGAATGGGTAGAAAATCATAAAGGCTTATTCACAGTATTTTTGGAGCCAGTGTCATCTATTCATCCTagg gatattcatttaaataatttttttaactactgCTCTGTATTGGAACGTAACCCATTACCAAGACGAGTTGCTGAATCAAATATTGAAGCTGAACTAAaacatag aatatcaaATTTGGTTCGTTGTCAAATCGATCCACTTATAGAATTTGTACCAGTAGTGCTCGATAAATTGCTTTCCCTATTAGTAGAGATGCCTGTTACTCAGCATCAACAACCTATGAATTTGGGACAAATAATATTTCGTACTCTAGCAGATTTGGTCTCAATGACAAtg AGCCATTCACAAGGTCAGCAAATATTGTCTACTTATGTACGTTATCAATGTTGCTGTTGTAATGTTGCTGCAGCAGCAGTAGCAAAcgctaaaaataatacaagtgaAAGTGAAAATGATGCTTTTTCTGATGGACAAGAGTATTCAGAAAGGcttgataaatattttcgtttaag AAGTAACAGTGATCCAGACACATCAAAAAAACCTTGTTCTTCACCTCTTTTGGATGGTAACACCTTTGCTGCATTTAAAAATAGTGGGTTGGACAGAGCGTGTAGCATGAAAACtg gtcGCTGTCAAGGGGGTATTCCACCATCACAATTTGAAGAGCAACAACATCAGCTATTCTATTCTGATCAAAAGAGATTGACTTCCATCAAAAGTGTGCACGAAGAATTAGCGTTACAATGGGTGGTAGCAACTAGTGCTGTACGCCGAGATGCTGCGGCTAACAATTCTAG atttttttttgatgttataattaaaagcaTGGCTGTTTCATTAGCAATGGTGCCTGGAGGATTAGATGGTGATCGTAAAAATCGTTTTAGTGATCAATTTTTTGATGATATCTCCACATTATGCACAAGTTTTGCTCTAGATATTGTATCCAATTATGAAAAAGACTCAAAG caGGTGAACATAATCAATTGCAATTTAGCATGGTTTTTGCATGATTTGCTATCTTTAGCTGACAGAGGATTTGTATTTGGTCTGATAAATACATAtgtgaaaacattattttcaaaacagcAAAGTCTTCTTGCCCAATTGCCACATCATGAAAACTACTCCACCTTGTCTAGTCTAAaa tTGGACTTTTTAAAAATCGTTTGTAGCCATGAACATTATGTGCCATTAAATTTGattagtaataattttcataatcttTCTCCTACCTTCTCTGTGGCGTCTACAATTTCAAGCCAGTCCTTGTCAATGGCCAGCAATACTATAACAACCGCCACAGAATCCACAGTAAAAGAATATTCTGAATTATCATTAGGATTTCGACGTCATCATTATTTGGTTGGCCTAGTGTTATCAGAGTTTGTCACAGTGTTACAATGTTCTAaaag tgatttaaaagtaaaagaaaaagTGGTTGATTTATTATTGGGTCTCATGTCATCTCATGATACTCGTTATCAACAAGATAGGTGGTCGTCTAGACGCAAAGCATCATCAAGGGTTGCTCTCATGTATCTGCCATTATTAACAGCTGTAACTACAGATTcatcatttttcaatttattacaattagattttgaaaatagtaatgatgtggttaaaaataaacttcaaaGCAGCGAAAATGAAAGCGATTTTGATTCATATTATGTTGATggttataaaa CTCCAGAAAAAAATACTGATGAAAATGTGAATGCCATTTCAGCGTCATCATTAATGGGTGTAAAAAATACCACAGCGTCTTGGTAcagacaaacaaataaaaataattgtcgtAAACCCAAACTGAACGTAGTTACATCCACTAAAGTTTTAGCTTGTATATTATGGGTATTGAAAAATCTAGACAATGATATAATGCAAGTGTGGTTAGCTGAATCATCTCATCAAAGAGCTCAAAATACATTGTCAATTTTAACATTGTGTATTAACCGTTTTTACAATAACTCTTACAATTACAAAaag ggtAATCATAAATGCATGAATTGTAATTCTCAACCTTCATTTACATCAACTATTAATTCTTCCCAATCGGCTCCTAGTGAGAcatataatagtaatgataGTAATATGTCAACAACAGCTTCAACCACATCATTATCATCTACATCCCAAATGTCGACTACTGATGATGTAAAATCCAGGCTTGAAGATGTTATATTAGGTCAAGGATCAGCTAGATCTGAGTTGATGCGCCGAAAAG CTGGAATTGATGCTGGTAATGGTGCTACCGGCACTACTAGTAAAGTGAGATGGAGAAAAGACCAcgtattaacatataatagaCCTTCATCATTGCAATCTTGTTCCTGTAATGTTGATTGTCAACTACAACTCGATAAGATATTTGGTACTAATCAAGATCAACCTGATGTCGAATTAGATTTAGTAAACgaaattggttttataatacttGATACCATTGAACAAATCATTCag GTGGCTTCTTTGCCAGCtggtttaaaaaattcaaatccaGTCCATTGGTCGATATATCGTGTTTTCAAATTGCTGCTTCGAGCTATGTCTACAATTACTGCTAATGCTACTACTAATAATcaacaaaatactaataatagttcTACTAGCTCAACATCAACAACGGCCGCATTACAATGCATGTTTGGTACACAGAGATCGATGGTTGCAAAGTTTCCTGAAATTTTATTTGGAGATGGTCAAGATGAAAGAGATCTAGATGTCAATGACGATGATAAAGAAGTTGAATGCTACCACTTTTCCACTAGCAGTCCATCATCTAATCGTTGTGCTAATCTTATATTGATGCTATTACGTCATTGTGCAATAAAATCGAGTTCAATAGGAGTCCGAGCACAAGCAGCTGCTTCGTTATATTCATTGATGCGTCAAAACTTTGATATCgaaaat aattttgcaCGTGTGAAAATGCAAATAACTGTGGCATTAAGCACATTAATAGGAGGAGCTGGAGCATCATCAACAGCTGCATGTGAAAGTAGAAAAGAAGGGTTATGTTTCAATGAAGAATATTTAAGACGGGTGTTGAAGACAATACTTTTATATGCTGAACGGGATTCTGTTGAATTACAAAACACTACATTCCCTGACCAG GTAAAAGATCTGGTATTAAACTTGCATACAATACTTTCGGATACAGTTCAAATGAAAGCATATAGTCAAGATCCAGACATGTTAATGGATTTGATGTACCGTGTAGCTAAGGGATATCAGCAGACATCATCACCGGATCTCCGGCTTGCATGGCTCGAAAACATGGCTCGAAAACATAATCAg AGAAACAATTTTACTGAAGCAGCTATGTGCTTAATTCATGGAGCTGCGTTAGTCATTGAGTATTTGACTACGACAGAAAACCTTGATTTAATTGGATGTAGAGGGGCCACATGTCTAGAGTGTGTATCGTCTAATGTGTTGGAAGAATGTGCGGTTTCAGACGACGTTATGGTTGTTAGTCAAGCGGCCGATCAAGTTTGTTTGGGCGATGAATTCACTGAAATTGGACTTGTGTCGTTGTTGGACAGAGCAGCAGAATTATTCCAAAag GCTGGTATGTTTGAAGTAATGAGTCAAGTGTACAACAAAGTCGCAATACCTTTAATAGAAAAGACTAACGATTACAAAAAGCTATCGGATACATATTT gaaATTACACGATGCATACGGTAAATTAGAAAAGTTACAGGGTCGTCGGGTATTTGGGACGTATTTCCGTGTTGGATTTTACGGTGCCAAATTTTTTGGATCTGATGGATTGGATGGTGAAGAATTTGTCTATAAAGAACCTACACTTACAAAACTTTCAGAGATATTTGGACGTTTACAA aactTTTATTCTGAACGATTTGGTGAAGACTGTGTGACTATTATCAAAGATTCTAATACAGTAGACGTGAGTGTACTGGATCCAAGGAAAGCGTACATACAAATCACATACGTTGAACCATACTTTGATGCGTATGAACGGCGTATGCGTGCCACACATTTCCAAAGAAATTTTaacttaa aaCGCTTTGTGTTTTTTACACCATTTACTCCCGACGGTCGAGCACATGGACAACTAAATCAACAGTACAAACGTAAGACTATTTTGACCGTTGCGCATCATTTTCCCTATTTGAAAACCCGAATTCGTGTACAAAGTCGCCAAACTATTGTTATGGGACCCATAGAGGTGGCGTTAGAAGACTTAAAAAAGAAAACTGACGAATTAGCACGCAGTGTCCGTCAGCATCCGGCTGATCCTAAGATGTTACAAATGGTCCTCCAAGGGTGTATAG gTACTACTGTAAATCGAGGGCCTATGGAAATGGCTACAGTGTTTTTAGCTCCACCACGATATGACAAAAATACTAATGATAGGAGTCCAGAAGTCTCAGATGAATGTTCTGTACAACCACCACCACCTAgattacaaaacaaattacgactatgttttaaagatttttccaaaaa GTGTGCTGATGCTTTGGCGAAAAACAAAACTCTTATTGGTCCCGATCAACGAGATTATCAACGTGAACTTGAACGTAATTACCGCAAATTTACCGATCAATTAGCTCCACTTCTGATAGCTGCTACTTCGTCTCATTTTGGTAGTGGTGATTCAGGCTACAATAATTCAACAAACACACGTGGACCTTATGGCCTCCATCATAATGGTGGATGTAGTAGTAATACTCAGacatatgatgataataatgataaccaAGATGAAGAAGATGATACAACGATAACAAACATTAGTAATGGGGGGAATGAGATAATTACCCCTAATAATATTAACGGTGATTCAACGTTTACAATGtag